The following proteins are encoded in a genomic region of Arcobacter suis CECT 7833:
- a CDS encoding YdgA family protein, whose protein sequence is MKKKILIIVVLLAIIAVVLFAYQSKINNEINSKIDELNNNGFIVKHQQSTNYINTSAKGEIEVAYPDKVAFWIFNGVKDEELKKAIEEQYNSLAPNDKELLFSGIKFDYDFVLENLTSKVNTNIYLTQLSKIAMNNLAQETDNQSSKWLLDFLKDKKLQVSVNEKKEYKVADIDTIIPDENIIITIRGFQGNEKNLTINSFKISDMNMDNRGLLLINEIAINYEKEANKESSKTLIKNIEFQEKNNIFNIKNLVINSNYEKDEININTKSELGFEELTTKSFDQEAVNLKNTSLSFNINNLPIKKLDEITLYLKDQKYEEYLKSLAQSGMVIESSGNASNYVINQQKILDTLKFNLSFKLNKNMVENEPKDLTDIFEDAKLTVDLDALTAQNAKALLDLKQNSNISFLDVDNNLKRFEAVLKNDGLYINNQRILEKNELAIPSKDNTFQEEVITENTTDDLTTKKISQKSLTYNYKLLNDNLLELNIKYTPDMKVVSSGGISVSFPQFTDAKRIIKNTTTSFEIINFYDAGSQIWNGGLEQNIVSSYLLAEGWDNNWMDGKDKELTLIIDVKDLETLEIYLRAGALNEKDALEKPSEIVPQTGEFDQQNYPVEILEIPIFRVR, encoded by the coding sequence ATGAAGAAAAAAATTCTGATTATTGTTGTATTATTGGCAATTATTGCTGTGGTGCTTTTTGCTTATCAAAGTAAGATAAACAATGAAATTAATAGTAAGATTGATGAGTTAAACAACAATGGATTTATTGTAAAACATCAACAATCAACAAATTATATAAATACAAGTGCAAAAGGTGAAATTGAAGTAGCTTATCCAGATAAAGTGGCTTTTTGGATTTTTAATGGTGTAAAAGATGAAGAATTAAAAAAAGCTATTGAAGAGCAATACAATTCTCTTGCACCAAATGATAAAGAACTATTATTCTCAGGTATAAAGTTTGATTATGATTTTGTATTAGAAAATCTTACAAGTAAAGTTAATACAAATATATATTTAACGCAATTATCAAAAATAGCTATGAATAATCTTGCACAAGAAACAGATAATCAAAGTAGTAAATGGCTTTTAGATTTCTTAAAAGATAAAAAATTACAAGTAAGTGTAAATGAGAAAAAAGAGTATAAAGTAGCTGATATTGATACAATTATTCCAGATGAAAATATAATTATTACAATTAGAGGTTTTCAAGGAAATGAAAAAAATTTAACAATTAATTCATTTAAAATTTCTGATATGAATATGGATAACAGAGGTTTACTTTTAATAAATGAAATTGCAATTAATTATGAAAAAGAAGCAAATAAAGAGAGCTCAAAAACATTAATTAAAAATATTGAATTCCAAGAAAAGAATAATATTTTTAATATTAAAAATTTAGTAATTAATTCAAATTATGAAAAAGATGAAATAAATATAAATACAAAAAGTGAGTTAGGTTTTGAAGAATTAACGACAAAAAGCTTTGATCAAGAAGCTGTAAATCTTAAAAATACATCATTGTCTTTTAATATTAATAATTTACCAATTAAAAAATTAGATGAAATTACTTTATATTTAAAAGATCAAAAATATGAAGAGTATCTTAAATCTTTGGCTCAAAGTGGAATGGTAATAGAATCAAGCGGAAATGCTTCAAATTACGTAATTAATCAACAAAAGATTTTAGATACTTTGAAATTTAATTTAAGTTTTAAATTAAATAAAAATATGGTAGAGAATGAACCAAAAGATCTTACAGATATATTTGAAGATGCAAAATTAACAGTTGATTTAGATGCTTTAACTGCACAAAATGCAAAAGCTTTATTAGATTTAAAACAAAACTCAAATATTAGTTTTTTAGATGTTGATAATAATCTAAAAAGATTTGAAGCAGTTCTGAAAAATGATGGTTTATATATAAATAATCAAAGAATTTTAGAAAAAAATGAGTTGGCAATCCCCTCAAAAGATAATACTTTTCAAGAAGAAGTAATTACTGAAAATACAACTGATGATTTAACAACAAAAAAAATATCACAAAAGAGTTTAACTTACAATTACAAGTTATTAAATGACAATCTTTTGGAGCTTAATATAAAATATACTCCTGATATGAAAGTTGTTTCAAGTGGTGGAATTTCTGTTTCATTCCCTCAATTTACAGATGCAAAAAGAATTATTAAAAACACAACAACAAGCTTTGAAATAATAAATTTTTATGATGCTGGAAGTCAAATTTGGAATGGTGGTTTAGAACAAAATATTGTTTCTTCATATTTATTAGCCGAAGGTTGGGATAATAATTGGATGGATGGAAAAGATAAAGAACTTACTTTAATAATTGATGTAAAAGATTTAGAAACTTTAGAGATATATTTAAGAGCAGGTGCTTTAAATGAAAAAGATGCCTTAGAAAAACCATCTGAAATAGTTCCTCAAACAGGAGAATTTGATCAACAGAATTATCCAGTAGAAATTTTAGAAATACCTATATTTAGAGTGAGATAA
- a CDS encoding alpha/beta fold hydrolase, producing MKEKIYLIPGLMTDNRLWSRFIPLLQDAYELVHVPIPHSEDFDEIIDILFNFFTEEKINLLGFSLGGYIASYFAITYPNRVNRLFTVAATPGNSTEAEIERRKEKFVVIEKEGFAGLTYEKAKSLLEEKNQNDDELIKIIQDMFMDLGKETFISQLTSTFYRKDLFEDLINLDIPIWFFYSINDRLLNKEAIKKLLLDTHNMNVISRVGTSHNIPLEEPQLLSIHIRDWMKA from the coding sequence ATGAAAGAAAAAATATATCTAATTCCAGGGCTTATGACTGATAATAGGCTTTGGAGTAGATTCATTCCTTTATTACAAGATGCGTATGAGCTTGTTCATGTTCCAATTCCCCATAGTGAAGATTTTGATGAAATAATTGATATTTTATTCAACTTTTTTACTGAAGAAAAAATAAACCTTCTAGGATTCTCTCTAGGAGGTTATATCGCCTCATATTTTGCAATCACTTACCCAAACAGAGTTAATAGACTTTTTACTGTCGCAGCAACTCCTGGAAACTCAACAGAAGCAGAAATTGAAAGAAGAAAAGAAAAATTTGTTGTTATTGAAAAAGAGGGTTTTGCTGGATTAACTTATGAAAAAGCAAAATCACTGCTTGAAGAAAAAAATCAAAACGACGATGAATTAATCAAAATAATTCAAGATATGTTTATGGATTTGGGAAAAGAAACTTTTATTTCTCAACTTACAAGCACTTTTTATAGAAAAGATTTATTTGAAGATTTAATAAATTTAGATATTCCAATTTGGTTTTTTTATAGTATTAATGACAGACTTTTAAACAAAGAAGCAATCAAAAAACTGCTTTTAGATACTCATAATATGAATGTTATCTCAAGAGTTGGAACAAGTCATAATATTCCTTTAGAAGAGCCACAACTTTTGAGTATTCATATTAGAGATTGGATGAAAGCCTAA
- a CDS encoding PhzF family phenazine biosynthesis protein, with the protein MKLKIYQIDAFTDTVFKGNYAAVIILKEWLSTELMQQIATENNLSETAFVFKNTQNIYEIRWFSPITEIDFCGHATLAAAFVIFKENVVLEKIIFTAKAVGDLSVEKLDSDYIQMSFPNRKPKVVDSIPQELLNGLSITPKEVLLNQQAYFAIFSKEEDVYSVKTNLNELKKLAPYDVVVTSKSTEYDFISRYFWPANGGEEDPVTGSIHTGLAPYWAEKLNKNELIAHQASKRGGLLKCKVLEDKVIILGQAVLYLEGYITI; encoded by the coding sequence ATGAAACTAAAAATATATCAAATTGATGCTTTTACAGACACAGTATTCAAAGGAAATTACGCAGCAGTTATAATTCTTAAAGAGTGGTTATCCACTGAGTTAATGCAACAAATAGCAACAGAAAATAATCTATCAGAAACAGCTTTTGTATTTAAAAATACTCAAAATATTTATGAAATAAGATGGTTTTCTCCAATAACTGAAATTGATTTTTGTGGACATGCAACACTTGCCGCTGCTTTTGTAATATTTAAAGAAAATGTAGTTTTAGAAAAAATAATTTTTACAGCAAAAGCTGTTGGAGATTTGAGTGTTGAAAAATTAGATTCTGATTATATTCAAATGAGTTTTCCAAACAGAAAACCAAAAGTTGTAGATTCTATTCCACAAGAGTTATTAAATGGTTTATCAATAACTCCCAAAGAAGTTTTACTTAACCAACAAGCATATTTTGCTATTTTTTCTAAAGAAGAAGATGTTTATTCTGTAAAAACAAATTTAAATGAGTTGAAAAAACTTGCACCTTATGATGTAGTTGTTACTTCAAAATCAACTGAATATGATTTTATTTCTCGATATTTTTGGCCAGCAAATGGAGGTGAAGAAGATCCAGTTACTGGTTCTATTCATACCGGACTTGCACCATATTGGGCGGAGAAATTAAATAAAAATGAATTAATAGCTCACCAAGCCTCAAAAAGAGGTGGTTTATTAAAATGTAAAGTTTTAGAGGATAAAGTAATTATTTTAGGTCAAGCAGTTTTATATCTTGAAGGATATATTACTATTTAA
- a CDS encoding DUF420 domain-containing protein, which yields MIFSTGFLGTSAPFYLDLATVYFAILPFLLAFSIYFAVKKEYKKHFISQAIILGTTLTIVVIFEIGIRISGGFLEYSKYSNISFDFMLIFLTIHILIAIAAVGGWLFLFISSYKNYKNNLLDAKKHKKIGKAIFIALTISSIMGIFIYLFLFVF from the coding sequence ATGATATTTTCAACAGGTTTTTTAGGAACATCTGCACCTTTTTATTTAGACTTAGCAACTGTTTATTTTGCAATTTTGCCTTTTTTATTAGCTTTTAGTATCTATTTTGCAGTTAAAAAAGAGTACAAAAAACACTTTATTTCTCAAGCTATTATTTTAGGAACAACGCTTACAATCGTAGTTATTTTTGAAATTGGAATTAGAATTTCAGGTGGTTTTTTAGAGTATTCAAAATATAGTAATATCTCTTTTGATTTTATGCTTATTTTCTTAACTATTCATATTTTAATAGCAATTGCAGCTGTTGGTGGTTGGTTATTTTTGTTTATTTCTTCATATAAAAATTATAAAAACAATCTACTTGATGCAAAAAAACATAAAAAAATAGGAAAAGCTATTTTTATAGCTTTAACTATTAGTTCAATTATGGGAATTTTTATTTATCTATTTTTATTTGTGTTTTAA
- a CDS encoding DUF3817 domain-containing protein: MLNDTFTRFRLISFIEGVSYLILVFIAMPLKYLAGFAIAVKFAGMIHGILFILFFIALIMVSNKYKWKYLTFQLFVYSLIPFGFILIEKIIMKNPPKKLN; the protein is encoded by the coding sequence ATGTTAAATGACACTTTTACAAGATTTAGACTTATCTCATTTATTGAAGGAGTTTCATATCTAATATTAGTATTTATTGCGATGCCACTTAAATATCTTGCTGGTTTTGCTATAGCTGTAAAATTTGCTGGAATGATTCATGGAATTTTATTTATACTATTTTTTATTGCGTTGATTATGGTTTCAAATAAATATAAATGGAAATATTTAACTTTTCAACTTTTTGTTTATTCATTAATCCCTTTTGGATTTATTTTGATTGAAAAAATCATTATGAAAAATCCTCCTAAAAAGCTAAACTAA
- a CDS encoding B12-binding domain-containing radical SAM protein: MKNIILTTLNARYSHTSLGLRYLIANLKELKEQTEILEFVINSSIQTIAEQILEKKPKIIGIATYIWNAFDVGELVKTIKKVSPETIVVLGGPEVSYTPLRVNFDMADYIICGEGEVSFYNLCKELLDGTCTQPRTITSPKVDLENIVLPYDDYTDFDIKNRHIYVENARGCPFECEFCLSSIETKMRYLDIDVFLAEIEKLWVRGARSFKFIDRTFNIKISYAKAILNYFLAKEEEYFLHFEVIPDNFPEELRDLIKQFKKGCLQLEVGIQTLNLDVAKEIHRNLKIDKIKDNLSFLSQETHAHMHIDLIIGLPSETIESFGKNLNQLYTLSTGEIQVGILKKLSGTTLARHDKIYGMVYNDSPPYDILKNDLISFSLMQEMKRFARFWDIVYNSGNFQKTTTLLFEDGKVFENFFDLSKWLYKRSESTYKISLDRMAEFLFEYMSTKYEKELLANTILEDVMKVGGRKIPPFLKKIIPSNYDFAQKEVSKANKRQLVRQD; encoded by the coding sequence ATGAAAAACATAATATTAACTACACTAAACGCTAGATATTCTCACACTTCATTGGGTTTGAGATATTTAATAGCAAATTTAAAAGAATTAAAAGAACAAACAGAAATTTTGGAGTTTGTAATAAACTCTTCAATCCAAACAATAGCAGAACAAATACTTGAAAAAAAACCAAAAATCATAGGAATTGCTACATATATTTGGAATGCTTTTGATGTTGGAGAACTTGTAAAAACAATCAAAAAAGTATCACCTGAAACTATCGTTGTTTTAGGTGGTCCTGAGGTTAGTTATACACCTTTAAGAGTAAATTTTGATATGGCAGATTATATCATTTGTGGAGAAGGGGAAGTTAGTTTTTATAACCTTTGTAAAGAATTACTTGATGGAACTTGCACACAGCCACGAACTATAACTTCACCAAAAGTTGATTTAGAAAATATCGTTTTACCATACGATGATTACACAGATTTTGATATAAAAAATAGACATATTTATGTGGAAAATGCTCGTGGTTGTCCCTTTGAATGTGAGTTTTGTCTTTCATCAATTGAGACAAAAATGAGATATTTAGATATTGATGTTTTTTTAGCTGAAATTGAGAAATTGTGGGTTAGAGGTGCTAGAAGTTTTAAATTTATAGATAGAACTTTTAATATCAAAATCTCTTATGCAAAAGCTATTTTGAATTACTTTTTAGCAAAAGAAGAAGAATATTTTTTACACTTTGAAGTTATTCCTGATAATTTCCCTGAAGAGTTAAGGGATTTAATAAAACAGTTTAAAAAAGGTTGTTTACAACTTGAAGTTGGTATTCAAACTTTAAATTTAGATGTGGCAAAAGAGATTCATAGAAATCTAAAAATAGATAAAATCAAAGATAATCTAAGCTTTTTATCTCAAGAAACGCACGCTCATATGCATATAGATTTAATTATTGGGCTTCCAAGTGAAACAATAGAGAGTTTTGGAAAAAATCTAAACCAACTTTATACTCTTTCAACTGGTGAAATTCAAGTTGGAATTTTGAAAAAACTATCAGGAACAACACTTGCTCGACATGACAAAATTTATGGAATGGTTTACAATGATTCACCACCTTATGATATTTTGAAAAATGATTTGATTAGTTTTTCACTTATGCAAGAGATGAAAAGATTTGCTAGATTTTGGGATATTGTTTACAATAGTGGAAATTTTCAAAAAACTACAACTTTACTTTTTGAAGATGGAAAAGTTTTTGAAAACTTCTTTGATTTAAGTAAGTGGTTATATAAAAGAAGTGAATCAACTTATAAGATTTCTCTTGATAGAATGGCGGAATTTTTATTTGAATATATGAGCACAAAATATGAAAAAGAGTTATTAGCAAATACTATTTTAGAAGATGTTATGAAAGTAGGAGGGCGAAAAATACCACCATTCTTGAAAAAAATAATTCCTTCAAATTATGATTTTGCTCAAAAAGAAGTATCAAAAGCAAATAAAAGACAATTAGTAAGACAGGATTAA
- a CDS encoding DUF481 domain-containing protein, which translates to MNKIIVSKIFSILTIFSTASFALDVDKHLELSYVQTSGNTNTTTFSSKLEGTAGLSDTQSVRAKGSILYNENDNSTSANKYNLELDYNHMINKKLYANMGINYLKDELSDYDYRLNIGPGLGYKILEDEIQTIDIQGGLDYAYDKYNDGLKDNYLAGRGELNYKYRFSENVEFKQMISYLSSFEDGKKYFAVSDSAIGVKMTHNLSLGVSYNMDYTNKTEKEKLDTKFLTSLIVDF; encoded by the coding sequence ATGAATAAAATAATTGTAAGTAAAATTTTTTCTATATTAACAATTTTTTCAACGGCATCATTTGCTTTAGATGTTGATAAACATTTAGAGTTATCTTATGTACAAACAAGTGGAAATACAAATACAACTACTTTTTCTTCAAAACTTGAAGGTACAGCAGGACTTAGTGATACACAAAGTGTAAGAGCAAAGGGAAGTATTTTATATAATGAAAATGATAATAGTACTTCTGCAAATAAATATAATTTAGAATTAGACTACAATCATATGATAAATAAAAAATTATATGCCAATATGGGTATAAATTATTTAAAAGATGAATTGTCAGATTATGATTATAGGTTAAATATAGGTCCTGGACTTGGATATAAAATACTTGAAGATGAAATTCAAACTATTGATATTCAAGGCGGTTTGGATTACGCTTATGATAAATATAATGATGGTTTAAAAGATAACTATTTAGCTGGTAGAGGTGAGTTAAATTATAAATATAGATTTTCTGAAAATGTTGAATTTAAACAAATGATAAGTTATTTATCTTCTTTTGAAGATGGTAAAAAATATTTTGCAGTAAGTGATTCTGCAATTGGAGTAAAAATGACACATAATCTTTCTTTAGGTGTTAGTTATAATATGGATTATACCAATAAGACTGAAAAAGAGAAACTTGATACAAAGTTTTTAACTTCTTTGATTGTGGATTTTTAA
- a CDS encoding DUF808 family protein, producing the protein MAGILGYLSVLADDVSSLAGKTMAAATKTMATSLDDVGLLFDDIATYTKLASVKSSGLVVDDLAAIANFTNETTSDILKNELNKAKTVDEFKQNVELLDEKSQKEILDELERIRQTAILEAKRNAALRELPIVYKIAKGSFKNKFIIIPVVLLMSYLVPWLISPVLILGGIYLAYEGVESVLEKLGAHHEIADEKETIKELSTEKLENEKVKGAIKTDFILSFEIIVITLSLIANTDFITKISVLVLVGILTTVFVYGIVALIIKLDDIGFYLQEKRSLVLQTIGNGFVKSMPYIIKTIGLVGTIAMLAVGGGIIVHETHMLKSFDETIKTVPMGGFLSEIIIGILVGFITVKIVPIFSKLFKKVSLNHIS; encoded by the coding sequence ATGGCAGGAATTTTAGGATATTTATCAGTTTTAGCAGATGATGTTAGTTCATTAGCTGGGAAAACTATGGCTGCTGCCACAAAAACAATGGCTACTTCACTTGATGACGTTGGATTACTTTTTGATGATATTGCAACTTATACAAAACTTGCTAGTGTTAAATCTTCGGGTCTTGTTGTTGATGATTTAGCTGCAATTGCAAATTTTACAAATGAAACAACATCTGATATTTTAAAAAATGAATTAAATAAAGCAAAAACTGTTGATGAATTTAAACAAAATGTTGAATTATTAGATGAAAAATCTCAAAAAGAGATTTTAGATGAATTAGAAAGAATTAGACAAACAGCCATTTTAGAAGCAAAAAGAAATGCTGCATTAAGAGAACTTCCAATAGTTTATAAAATTGCAAAGGGAAGTTTCAAAAATAAATTTATTATTATTCCAGTTGTTTTATTAATGAGTTATTTAGTTCCTTGGTTAATTTCTCCAGTATTAATTTTAGGAGGAATTTATTTAGCTTATGAAGGTGTGGAAAGTGTTTTAGAAAAACTTGGAGCTCACCACGAAATTGCTGATGAAAAAGAGACTATAAAAGAGCTTTCAACCGAAAAATTAGAAAATGAAAAAGTTAAAGGCGCAATTAAAACAGATTTCATTTTATCTTTTGAAATTATTGTAATAACTCTTAGTTTAATTGCAAATACAGATTTTATAACAAAAATTTCTGTTTTAGTTTTAGTTGGAATTTTAACAACAGTTTTTGTGTATGGAATTGTGGCTTTAATCATCAAACTTGATGATATAGGTTTTTATTTACAAGAAAAAAGAAGTTTAGTTTTACAAACAATTGGAAATGGATTTGTAAAATCAATGCCTTATATTATAAAAACCATTGGTTTAGTGGGGACTATCGCTATGTTAGCTGTTGGTGGTGGAATAATAGTACATGAAACTCACATGTTAAAATCTTTTGATGAAACAATAAAAACTGTTCCAATGGGCGGATTTTTAAGTGAAATAATTATTGGAATACTTGTAGGATTTATAACAGTTAAAATAGTTCCCATTTTTTCAAAACTATTTAAAAAAGTAAGTCTTAATCATATCAGCTAG
- a CDS encoding polysaccharide deacetylase family protein, whose amino-acid sequence MKQSIILSLLFTLTFTACAKTASDNYFGEQQSSSKKEYESFRKNIAKAFENQTPKQWGENVTGVKTKLDTNEKVIALTMDACGSPLGMGYDEELINFLKQEKVPATLFINARWIDKNLNTFKTLASNPLFEIANHGLEHKPASVNGKSIYGLDGSKNIEEFVDEIELNARKIEQITHKRPVYFRSGTAYYDEVAVKIANKLNHQVIGFSILGDAGATFSKEKVESAFLKAKNGEIVIIHMNHPESQTADGTITAIKELKQKGFRFVRLSDYKLK is encoded by the coding sequence ATGAAGCAATCAATTATCTTGTCTTTACTTTTTACTCTTACTTTTACAGCTTGTGCAAAAACTGCAAGTGATAACTATTTTGGTGAACAACAAAGTAGTTCCAAAAAAGAGTATGAATCATTTAGAAAAAATATAGCAAAGGCTTTTGAAAATCAAACCCCAAAACAATGGGGAGAAAACGTAACTGGCGTAAAAACAAAACTTGATACAAATGAAAAGGTAATTGCTCTTACTATGGATGCTTGTGGAAGTCCTCTAGGAATGGGTTATGATGAAGAGTTAATCAATTTTTTAAAACAAGAAAAAGTTCCAGCAACTCTATTTATAAATGCTAGATGGATAGATAAAAATCTAAATACATTTAAAACTTTAGCTTCAAATCCTTTGTTTGAAATAGCAAATCATGGACTTGAACATAAACCAGCATCAGTTAATGGAAAATCTATTTATGGTTTAGATGGTTCAAAAAATATAGAAGAGTTTGTGGATGAAATAGAATTAAATGCTAGAAAAATTGAACAAATCACACATAAAAGACCCGTTTATTTTAGATCAGGAACAGCATATTATGATGAAGTTGCAGTAAAAATTGCAAATAAACTAAATCATCAAGTAATTGGATTTTCTATTTTAGGAGATGCGGGAGCTACTTTTAGTAAAGAAAAAGTAGAAAGTGCTTTTCTAAAGGCTAAAAACGGCGAAATTGTAATCATTCACATGAATCACCCTGAATCACAAACGGCTGATGGAACAATAACAGCAATAAAAGAGCTAAAACAAAAAGGTTTTAGATTTGTTAGATTATCAGATTATAAACTTAAGTAA
- a CDS encoding BaiN/RdsA family NAD(P)/FAD-dependent oxidoreductase, translated as MEEKNRVFDVIVIGGGAAGIMASISAAKENKSVLLLEKLPKIAAKLKATGGGKCNLTNTLSSDEFMAKFGKNGRFLSYAIEAFNAKDLRDFFANIGVETIARDGFRVFPLEHSSSIILKALDDELEKQGVIVECNVNINEIKKDEIFTISSEEKTYQAKNIIIATGGLGYPTLGATGDGYDFAKSFGHEITSLHPAMMPLFTKEKNFASCKADTIAKAILKVDIPKYKNLKLIGDLIFTKEGIRGPVVLDFARELTPILAKYNEVPLLISFLKGKNEEQIYTHIKNEITKNPTNTVLQNLETLLASSVAQEICNICQINPEEKFKNIDGIKREKLIKTLAWTPLTVIGHEGFKNAMITRGGVELKEIDSKTMQSKLIDGLYFCGEVVNIDGPCGGYNLQWSFSSGYLAGKTASL; from the coding sequence ATGGAAGAAAAAAATAGAGTTTTTGATGTAATTGTAATTGGTGGTGGAGCTGCTGGAATAATGGCAAGTATTAGTGCAGCAAAAGAGAATAAAAGTGTTTTATTACTAGAAAAATTACCAAAAATTGCAGCAAAACTAAAAGCCACAGGTGGAGGAAAATGTAATCTAACAAATACTTTATCAAGTGATGAATTTATGGCAAAATTTGGTAAAAATGGCAGATTTCTAAGTTATGCAATAGAGGCTTTTAATGCCAAAGATTTAAGAGATTTTTTTGCTAACATTGGAGTTGAAACAATTGCCCGAGATGGTTTTAGAGTATTTCCCCTTGAGCATAGTTCAAGCATTATTTTAAAAGCTTTAGATGATGAGTTGGAAAAACAAGGTGTAATCGTAGAGTGTAATGTAAATATAAATGAGATTAAAAAAGATGAAATATTCACAATTTCTAGTGAAGAAAAAACTTATCAAGCAAAAAATATCATCATAGCAACGGGAGGTTTAGGTTATCCAACACTTGGTGCAACTGGAGATGGATATGATTTTGCTAAAAGTTTTGGACATGAAATAACTTCTTTACATCCAGCGATGATGCCATTATTTACAAAAGAAAAAAACTTCGCTTCTTGTAAAGCTGATACTATTGCAAAAGCTATTTTAAAAGTTGATATTCCAAAATACAAAAATCTGAAATTAATAGGAGATTTAATTTTCACAAAAGAGGGGATTAGAGGACCAGTTGTTTTAGATTTTGCTCGAGAATTAACTCCAATTTTAGCAAAATACAATGAAGTTCCTTTGTTGATTAGTTTCCTAAAAGGAAAAAATGAAGAACAAATTTATACTCACATAAAAAATGAAATAACAAAAAATCCAACAAATACAGTTTTACAAAATTTAGAAACTTTATTAGCTTCAAGTGTAGCTCAAGAGATTTGCAATATTTGCCAAATAAATCCCGAAGAAAAGTTCAAAAATATAGATGGAATAAAAAGAGAAAAACTAATAAAAACTTTAGCATGGACACCACTAACTGTTATTGGACATGAAGGATTTAAAAATGCCATGATAACAAGAGGTGGAGTTGAACTCAAAGAGATTGATTCAAAAACTATGCAAAGTAAATTAATAGATGGTTTATATTTTTGTGGAGAAGTTGTAAATATAGATGGACCTTGTGGTGGATATAATCTTCAATGGTCTTTTTCTAGTGGATATTTGGCTGGAAAAACAGCTAGTTTATAA